A region of Deltaproteobacteria bacterium DNA encodes the following proteins:
- a CDS encoding DUF5615 family PIN-like protein, giving the protein MKLLIDHNLSHRLVARLADAFPDSMHVRHIGLERSGDIEIWEFARSNHLVIVSKDADFHQLSFTLGHPPKVVWIKRGNCSTREAERLIRRARAEIEAFEGDLEASFLVVE; this is encoded by the coding sequence GTGAAGCTGCTAATCGATCACAACCTGTCGCACCGCCTCGTTGCGCGCCTCGCGGATGCGTTTCCCGACTCCATGCATGTTCGCCACATCGGGCTTGAGCGCTCCGGTGACATCGAGATCTGGGAGTTCGCTCGCTCGAACCACCTCGTCATCGTTTCCAAGGATGCGGACTTCCACCAGTTGAGCTTCACGCTCGGTCATCCGCCCAAGGTCGTTTGGATCAAGCGCGGGAACTGCTCGACGCGCGAAGCGGAGCGATTGATTCGGCGCGCACGAGCCGAGATCGAGGCGTTCGAGGGAGACCTCGAAGCGTCGTTCCTCGTAGTGGAATGA
- the lysA gene encoding diaminopimelate decarboxylase, whose protein sequence is MRPLIRHEIAGVPVADIARDHGTPTYVYDAATIAARVAELRAFDVVRYAQKANSNLAVLDLVRRGGALVDAVSAGEIHRALAAGYAATGDPAPIVYTADVFDRESLDVIAEYGIAVNCGSTDMLAQYAERVPGGEVTLRVNPGFGHGHSKKTNTGGEHSKHGIWHEELPRALEIAARNNLRVSGLHLHIGSGADLEHLALVAGAAEQLASVVGAQLHTLSAGGGLPIPYRAGDVRPDIGGYFRIWDAARKRVESKLGCRISLEIEPGRYIVAEAGYLVAEVRAVKQIASRTFVLLDAGFNVLARPVMYGSYHPMSLAPSDATPRAERDVVVGGPLCESGDIFTQEEGGVVRTQRLPEARVGDWVVIECAGAYGFAMSSNYNSKPRPAEVLVKSGKALLTRARETSADMLRGEVIPPE, encoded by the coding sequence ATGCGGCCCCTGATTCGACACGAGATTGCAGGCGTGCCCGTCGCGGACATCGCGCGGGATCACGGAACCCCCACTTACGTCTATGACGCGGCCACGATCGCGGCGCGCGTCGCCGAGCTGCGCGCGTTCGACGTCGTGCGCTACGCGCAGAAGGCGAACTCGAACCTCGCGGTGCTCGATCTCGTGCGGCGCGGCGGCGCGCTCGTCGACGCGGTCTCCGCGGGCGAGATCCATCGCGCGCTGGCCGCGGGCTACGCGGCGACCGGCGATCCCGCGCCGATCGTCTACACGGCCGACGTGTTCGACCGCGAGTCGCTCGACGTGATCGCCGAGTACGGCATCGCGGTGAACTGCGGCTCGACGGACATGCTCGCCCAGTACGCGGAGCGCGTTCCGGGCGGCGAGGTGACGCTGCGCGTGAACCCGGGCTTCGGGCACGGGCACAGCAAGAAGACGAACACGGGCGGCGAGCACTCGAAGCACGGCATCTGGCACGAGGAGCTGCCGCGCGCGCTCGAGATCGCGGCCCGTAACAACTTGCGCGTGTCGGGTCTGCACCTGCACATCGGCAGCGGCGCGGACCTCGAGCACCTCGCTCTCGTCGCGGGCGCGGCAGAGCAGCTCGCGAGCGTGGTCGGCGCGCAGCTGCACACGCTGAGCGCCGGCGGTGGGCTCCCGATCCCGTATCGCGCGGGCGACGTGCGCCCCGACATCGGCGGCTACTTCCGCATCTGGGACGCAGCGCGCAAACGCGTCGAGTCGAAGCTCGGCTGCCGCATCTCGCTCGAGATCGAGCCGGGCCGCTACATCGTCGCCGAGGCGGGCTACCTCGTCGCCGAGGTACGCGCGGTGAAGCAGATCGCGTCGCGCACCTTCGTCTTGCTCGACGCCGGCTTCAACGTGCTCGCGCGCCCGGTGATGTACGGCTCCTATCACCCGATGTCGCTCGCACCGAGCGATGCCACGCCGCGCGCCGAGCGCGACGTCGTCGTCGGCGGCCCGCTCTGCGAGAGCGGCGACATCTTCACGCAGGAAGAAGGCGGCGTCGTCCGCACGCAGCGCCTCCCCGAAGCGCGCGTCGGCGACTGGGTCGTCATCGAGTGCGCCGGCGCCTACGGCTTCGCGATGTCGAGCAACTACAACAGCAAACCCCGCCCCGCCGAAGTCCTCGTGAAGAGCGGCAAGGCGCTCCTCACCCGCGCCCGCGAAACCAGCGCCGACATGCTCCGCGGCGAAGTGATCCCGCCGGAGTAA
- a CDS encoding tetratricopeptide repeat protein yields MDDANPPSERFQALAAKLRANDAVGLAEGALALAAEFARVDPPKAFAELDRLGDDARKRVPADGPAGTRLELLLRFLQRDCGYFGNRAEYGDPRNSDLSQVIARRTGIPITLAIVAIEVGARCGVPLQGVPFPSHFLVRTHDEPPILGDPFHFKLVGDIEATERLQAALGAKTKLDQIFLRPANTRATLVRMCSNLKHIHLGKEEWLKAIGLCDRILLLAPEIATEHRDRGALYARLECYGPALADFEKYLALEPKAEDADAVRESIEALRPVVMRIN; encoded by the coding sequence ATGGACGACGCGAACCCGCCGAGCGAACGCTTCCAGGCCCTTGCCGCGAAGCTGCGCGCGAACGACGCGGTCGGGCTCGCGGAGGGCGCGCTCGCGCTCGCCGCCGAGTTCGCGCGGGTCGATCCCCCGAAGGCGTTCGCCGAGCTCGACCGCCTCGGCGACGACGCGAGAAAGCGCGTGCCCGCCGACGGCCCCGCCGGAACGCGGCTCGAGCTGCTGCTGCGCTTCCTGCAGCGCGACTGCGGCTACTTCGGTAACCGCGCCGAGTACGGCGACCCGCGCAACAGCGACCTCTCGCAGGTGATCGCGCGCCGCACCGGCATCCCGATCACGCTCGCGATCGTCGCGATCGAAGTCGGCGCGCGCTGCGGCGTCCCGCTGCAAGGCGTGCCCTTCCCGTCGCACTTCCTGGTTCGCACGCACGACGAGCCCCCGATCCTCGGCGACCCGTTCCACTTCAAGCTCGTCGGCGACATCGAAGCGACGGAGCGCCTGCAAGCCGCGCTCGGCGCGAAGACGAAGCTCGACCAGATCTTCCTGCGCCCCGCGAACACGCGCGCCACGCTCGTGCGCATGTGCTCGAACCTGAAGCACATCCACCTCGGCAAAGAGGAATGGCTGAAGGCGATCGGCCTGTGCGACCGCATCTTGTTATTGGCGCCCGAGATCGCGACGGAGCACCGCGACCGAGGCGCCCTCTACGCGCGCCTCGAGTGCTACGGCCCCGCGCTCGCGGACTTCGAGAAGTACCTCGCGCTCGAGCCGAAGGCGGAGGACGCGGACGCCGTGCGCGAGAGCATCGAAGCGTTGCGGCCGGTGGTGATGCGGATCAACTAG
- a CDS encoding DUF433 domain-containing protein: MDYSRIITIEPGKRGGKPCIRGMRITVYDVLDYLASGMTEAEILEDFPDLTADDIRACLAFAADRERRLVSISAK, translated from the coding sequence ATGGACTACAGCCGCATCATTACGATCGAGCCCGGCAAGCGCGGCGGGAAGCCGTGCATCCGCGGTATGCGCATTACCGTGTACGATGTGCTCGATTATCTCGCGTCGGGAATGACCGAAGCGGAAATCCTCGAAGACTTCCCGGACCTGACGGCTGATGACATCCGCGCGTGCCTCGCCTTCGCGGCCGATCGCGAGCGCCGGCTGGTCTCGATCTCCGCGAAGTGA
- a CDS encoding UTP--glucose-1-phosphate uridylyltransferase, whose product MRDFAASEQKMRAAGLPDLAIRAFRRNFESLLAGDNGTLPKRDIDAVADVPQFEETPALRKAGEDALPHAVVIKLNGGLGTTMGMTQAKSLLPVKNGLTFLDVIALQIRALAERTRVAVPLVLMNSFRTQADSLAALAKHGQLSGALAPDFMQHKVPRLLASDLSPVSWQQEPEHEWCPPGHGDLYTALVTSGSLERMLARGLRYAFVSNSDNLGAALDLGLLGWFASSGAPFAMEVKRRAEADKKGGHLARTKNGRLALRETAQCPSAADEVANFQDTALHKFFNTNNLWIDLRALARALDENGGVLPLPFIRNEKNVDPLDATSPRVIQLETAMGAAIACFEGARAIQVPAHRFAPVKSTGDLLAIRSDAYVLSDDYRVLPAPGGPGDQLVVDLDPTYFKRVDQLDARTPHGPPSLIRARRLTVRGDYTFAKGEVCEGECRISS is encoded by the coding sequence ATGAGAGATTTCGCAGCGAGCGAGCAGAAGATGCGCGCCGCGGGCCTGCCGGACCTCGCGATCCGCGCGTTCCGCCGCAACTTCGAGTCGCTCTTGGCCGGCGACAACGGAACCCTCCCGAAGCGCGACATCGACGCCGTCGCGGACGTGCCGCAGTTCGAGGAGACGCCCGCGCTGCGCAAGGCCGGCGAGGACGCGCTGCCGCACGCGGTCGTGATCAAGCTCAACGGCGGCCTCGGCACGACGATGGGGATGACGCAGGCGAAGTCGCTCCTGCCCGTGAAGAACGGGCTCACGTTTCTCGACGTGATCGCGCTGCAGATCCGCGCGCTCGCGGAGCGCACGCGCGTCGCGGTGCCGCTCGTGCTGATGAACAGCTTCCGCACGCAGGCGGACTCGCTCGCCGCACTCGCGAAGCACGGGCAGCTGTCAGGCGCGCTCGCGCCCGACTTCATGCAGCACAAAGTGCCGCGCCTGCTCGCGAGCGATCTCTCGCCCGTGTCGTGGCAGCAAGAGCCCGAGCACGAGTGGTGCCCGCCCGGCCACGGCGACCTCTACACCGCGCTCGTCACGTCGGGCTCGCTGGAGCGCATGCTCGCGCGCGGCCTCCGCTACGCGTTCGTCTCGAACAGCGACAACCTCGGCGCGGCCCTCGACCTCGGCTTGTTAGGGTGGTTCGCGTCGAGCGGCGCGCCGTTCGCGATGGAAGTGAAGCGCCGCGCCGAGGCGGACAAAAAGGGTGGTCACCTCGCGCGCACGAAGAACGGTCGCCTCGCGCTGCGCGAGACGGCGCAGTGCCCGAGTGCGGCCGACGAGGTCGCGAACTTCCAGGACACCGCGCTCCACAAGTTCTTCAACACGAACAACCTGTGGATCGACCTGCGCGCCCTCGCGCGCGCGCTCGACGAGAACGGCGGTGTGCTGCCGCTCCCGTTCATCCGCAACGAGAAGAACGTCGATCCGCTCGACGCGACCTCGCCGAGAGTGATCCAGCTCGAAACCGCGATGGGCGCTGCGATCGCGTGCTTCGAAGGCGCCCGCGCGATCCAAGTGCCCGCGCACCGCTTCGCGCCCGTGAAGAGCACCGGCGACCTGCTCGCGATCCGCAGCGACGCCTACGTCCTCAGCGACGACTACCGCGTCCTGCCCGCGCCGGGCGGACCCGGCGATCAGCTCGTGGTCGACCTGGATCCCACGTACTTCAAGCGCGTCGACCAACTCGACGCGCGCACGCCGCACGGGCCGCCGAGCTTGATCCGAGCGAGGCGCCTGACAGTTCGCGGGGACTACACGTTCGCGAAGGGCGAGGTATGCGAGGGAGAGTGCAGGATCAGCAGTTAA
- a CDS encoding M18 family aminopeptidase, whose product MSDAARDLLRFIDASPTPYHAVAEASRRLERAGFTRVAETEAWALAPGARHYLVRSESSLLAFEVGEAPLADAGFHAIGAHTDSPNLRVKPAPDITAHGLRQLAIEPYGGVLLHTWLDRDLSLAGRVVLATASGLRSVTVDFARPLLRIPNLAIHLQRETKTEGLKLNEQTHLVPVLGLEGAPPLAELVASELRAQGHGDATASAIHGFDLMLYDTQSSCVSGARGEFLHAPRLDNLASCHAALSALTSAQRAPLPAFSRVVVLYDHEEVGSRSAQGAQSGLLADTLARIESAAKSGGPQGFARAMARSLLVSADMAHAVHPNYSDRHEPGHRPKLGGGPVLKVNSNQSYASDAVTLGHFTALCRARGIDPQHFVARSDLGCGSTIGPISAARAGIRTVDVGSPMLSMHSCREMAAVADVEPMISVLRGFFETALDLA is encoded by the coding sequence ATGTCCGACGCCGCGCGCGACCTGCTCCGCTTCATCGACGCATCGCCCACGCCCTATCACGCCGTGGCGGAGGCGAGTCGCAGGCTCGAGCGCGCGGGGTTCACGCGCGTCGCGGAGACCGAGGCGTGGGCGCTCGCGCCCGGCGCGCGCCACTACCTCGTGCGCAGCGAGTCGTCGCTGCTCGCGTTCGAGGTGGGCGAGGCGCCGCTTGCCGACGCCGGCTTTCACGCGATCGGCGCGCACACGGACTCGCCGAATCTGCGCGTGAAGCCCGCGCCCGACATCACCGCGCACGGCCTGCGCCAGCTCGCGATCGAGCCGTACGGCGGGGTGCTGCTGCACACCTGGCTCGACCGCGACCTCTCGCTCGCGGGCCGCGTCGTGCTCGCGACGGCGAGCGGCCTGCGCAGCGTGACCGTCGACTTCGCGCGCCCGCTGCTGCGCATCCCGAATCTCGCGATCCATCTGCAGCGCGAGACGAAGACCGAGGGGCTGAAGCTGAACGAGCAGACGCACCTCGTGCCGGTGCTCGGCCTCGAGGGCGCGCCGCCGCTCGCGGAGCTCGTGGCCTCCGAGTTGCGCGCGCAGGGGCACGGCGACGCCACTGCGAGCGCGATCCACGGCTTCGACCTGATGCTCTACGACACGCAGTCGAGCTGCGTCTCCGGCGCGCGCGGCGAGTTCCTGCACGCGCCGCGCCTCGACAACCTCGCCTCGTGTCACGCGGCGCTCTCCGCCCTAACAAGCGCGCAGCGCGCGCCGCTGCCGGCGTTCAGCCGTGTCGTCGTGCTGTACGACCACGAAGAGGTCGGTTCGCGCAGCGCGCAGGGGGCGCAGAGCGGGCTCCTCGCGGACACGCTCGCGCGCATCGAGAGCGCCGCGAAGAGCGGCGGCCCGCAGGGCTTCGCGCGCGCGATGGCGCGCTCGCTGCTCGTGAGCGCCGACATGGCGCATGCAGTGCACCCGAATTACTCGGATCGCCACGAGCCGGGCCATCGCCCGAAGCTCGGCGGCGGGCCCGTGCTCAAGGTGAACTCGAACCAGAGCTACGCGAGCGACGCCGTCACGCTCGGGCACTTCACCGCGCTCTGTCGCGCGCGCGGCATCGATCCTCAGCACTTCGTCGCGCGGAGCGATCTCGGCTGCGGCTCCACGATTGGCCCGATCAGCGCCGCGCGCGCCGGCATCCGCACCGTCGACGTGGGCTCGCCGATGCTCTCGATGCACTCGTGCCGCGAGATGGCCGCGGTCGCCGACGTCGAGCCGATGATCTCCGTGCTGCGCGGCTTCTTCGAGACCGCGCTCGATCTCGCGTGA